In Streptomyces sp. NBC_01707, a genomic segment contains:
- a CDS encoding reverse transcriptase domain-containing protein: protein MDDLSYRLSNALHGMTSGQEFSEIPDIAAYDDIASQWNKGYREEREQSIRDGNIGPRHIEIVDYPKNEISVRPLARFSAADRLVYDAMVFEIAPDLDDFRHNSSYGYRWHHASGRPMFWRTSWTEMRRRAQAKLMSNWRYNMASLDVSSFYEHVDIGILSDDLGMISRNEAAVDRISAFLKRFQRINHAWGLPQGSDASGILANAYLAPVDEFLQRNGFPFFRYSDDVMIFDEDWNALRDAIIEINRILRSKRLSMSAHKTGIHDFFESFREFLNAEKASIDQAVRAGDPEAARDMREFFDKLITADKIIASDLKFSLNRFRNMADDYAVDWCLDNLRLVAYASREIFAYFAVCGSKHAVIQRRLEEFMHSSESASYPYVEQRVLRYFVGLGTESENIKGAAWGIMEDSNREEFPREFAVRYLGSVASASEAQLLRHKFESEASTVMRRALLMALYEAGKLSVRYLDEVKNSLPELRWTCNYLGENPKIPTS, encoded by the coding sequence ATGGACGATCTATCTTATCGGCTTTCTAATGCTCTGCACGGGATGACTTCTGGGCAAGAGTTCTCGGAAATTCCAGATATCGCCGCTTATGACGATATTGCTAGTCAGTGGAACAAGGGGTACCGGGAAGAGCGCGAACAATCCATTCGGGACGGCAATATTGGTCCGAGGCATATTGAAATCGTGGACTATCCGAAAAACGAGATAAGCGTGCGCCCGCTGGCCCGCTTCTCGGCGGCGGATAGACTTGTTTATGATGCCATGGTCTTCGAAATCGCCCCCGATCTGGATGACTTTAGACACAATTCTTCCTATGGCTATAGGTGGCACCATGCCTCCGGGCGCCCAATGTTTTGGCGTACCTCCTGGACTGAGATGAGGCGACGAGCTCAAGCAAAATTGATGTCTAATTGGCGCTATAACATGGCATCATTGGATGTCTCGTCTTTCTATGAGCACGTTGATATCGGGATCCTATCTGACGATCTCGGCATGATATCCAGGAATGAAGCGGCAGTCGATCGAATTTCCGCCTTCCTTAAGAGATTTCAAAGAATTAACCATGCCTGGGGTTTGCCGCAGGGGTCGGATGCGTCGGGCATATTGGCCAACGCGTACCTAGCACCCGTGGATGAATTTCTGCAGCGCAATGGGTTTCCTTTCTTCCGGTACTCGGACGATGTGATGATCTTCGATGAGGACTGGAATGCGCTAAGGGATGCGATTATTGAAATCAATAGGATACTTCGTTCTAAGCGGCTATCGATGTCAGCCCACAAAACAGGCATCCATGATTTCTTCGAGTCCTTTCGTGAGTTCTTGAACGCAGAGAAAGCGTCGATTGATCAAGCCGTTCGTGCCGGTGACCCTGAGGCCGCCCGAGACATGCGCGAATTCTTCGATAAGTTGATTACGGCGGATAAGATAATTGCCAGTGACCTGAAGTTTTCTCTGAACAGATTCAGGAACATGGCGGACGACTATGCGGTCGATTGGTGCCTAGACAACCTCCGGCTAGTTGCCTATGCCTCCAGGGAGATATTTGCCTACTTCGCAGTATGCGGGAGTAAGCACGCTGTAATCCAGCGCCGCCTGGAAGAATTTATGCACTCCTCTGAGAGCGCAAGCTATCCCTATGTAGAGCAAAGAGTGCTGCGGTACTTCGTGGGACTCGGAACTGAGAGTGAAAATATCAAGGGTGCCGCTTGGGGAATAATGGAGGACAGTAATCGAGAGGAATTTCCGAGAGAGTTTGCCGTTAGGTACCTAGGCAGCGTCGCTTCCGCTTCCGAGGCTCAGCTTCTAAGGCATAAGTTCGAAAGCGAAGCGAGCACCGTAATGCGCAGGGCCCTTCTGATGGCACTGTATGAAGCAGGG